A genomic stretch from Juglans microcarpa x Juglans regia isolate MS1-56 chromosome 3S, Jm3101_v1.0, whole genome shotgun sequence includes:
- the LOC121257124 gene encoding uncharacterized protein At1g66480-like, whose translation MGNSLGAKKTAKVMKINGETLKLKTPVQAGEVVKDYPGHVLLDSESVKHFGTRAKRLEPDQLLEPRRLYFLVELPQAPNETKVTRRVRSGINMSAKDRLESLMLSRRSVSDLSIMKSTSIMLEESKEGSQENNGGLRVRLRIPKAEVEKLMKESKDEVEAAEKIMDLCSRVSAGTACNKGHKEENMAAPLDQQQQQVHWEDGHGRVKNGVKGREKRVSFMQIEGEIQIPEAS comes from the exons ATGGGAAACAGTTTGGGAGCAAAGAAGACCGCGAAGGTGATGAAAATTAACGGGGAGACATTGAAGTTGAAGACACCCGTGCAAGCTGGGGAGGTGGTGAAGGACTACCCGGGACATGTTCTGTTGGATTCCGAGTCTGTCAAGCATTTCGGAACTCGAGCAAAACGTTTGGAACCAGACCAGCTGCTGGAGCCAAGGAGGCTCTACTTCCTAGTAGAGTTGCCACAGGCTCCAAACGAGACCAAAGTTACAAGAAGAGTCCGGTCGGGGATAAACATGAGTGCCAAGGACAGGCTCGAGAGTCTAATGCTGTCTCGAAGGTCCGTTTCTGACCTTTCCATCATGAAATCGACAAGCATTATGCTCGAGGAGTCCAAGGAAGGATCTCAGGAGAATAATGGCGGTTTGAGAGTGAGACTGAGGATTCCAAAAGCAGAAGTGGAGAAGTTGATGAAGGAAAGCAAAGACGAGGTGGAGGCAGCTGAGAAGATTATGGATCTTTGCAGCAGGGTGAGCGCCGGCACGGCCTGCAATAAGGGACACAAAGAGGAGAACATGGCCGCCCCCCTggaccaacaacaacaacaagtgcATTGGGAAGATGGGCATGGAAGAGTTAAAAATGGCGTCAAGGGGCGTGAG AAGCGAGTGAGTTTTATGCAAATCGAAGGAGAAATTCAAATACCCGAGGCTTCTTAA